GACCGTATCAACGCCAGCTGCCAGTTTGTGCATGAGATGCCGGGGAGCTGCTATTTTAATGTTGAGACGTCGTTTGCCATGATCCGCGGCGGACGCATGGATGCGGCGGTGCTGGGTGCTCTTCAGGTGTCGGCCAAAGGCGATCTGGCCGGATGGAACAACCCGGCCCGCGGCCTGGGCAAGACCGGCAACATCGGCGGCTCGATGGATCTCGCGGTGGGCGCCGCTAAACTGATCGTGGCTATGGAGCATTTCACGCCGGGCGGCGAGCCTAAAATACTGGAAGTCTGCAATTACCCGCTGACAGCCAAAGAGTGCGTGGATGTGATCGTCACCAACTATGCGCTGATAGAGGTTACGCCCAAAGGATTGGTGCTTAAAGAGACGATACCCGGCATCACGCCTGAGGATGTGCAGAAGATGACGGCGGCAAAATTGATAGTGGCGGATGATTTCCACGAGATGGAGCTGTAGCTCTGTTTTGCATCAAGGCTGAATTGAGACTAAAATAATAGTCCGGAGGGATTTTACAATGGCCAATCAAATCGGCAAGAAATACATCTGCGGCAAGTGCGGCTCC
The nucleotide sequence above comes from Dehalococcoidia bacterium. Encoded proteins:
- a CDS encoding 3-oxoacid CoA-transferase subunit B, translated to MSKMSKVVVPEMPPLEREMIALRIANMLEDGSYVNLGIGIPTLVSNWIEGRDIIIQSEIGMLKCGPLADEGEQDQDRINASCQFVHEMPGSCYFNVETSFAMIRGGRMDAAVLGALQVSAKGDLAGWNNPARGLGKTGNIGGSMDLAVGAAKLIVAMEHFTPGGEPKILEVCNYPLTAKECVDVIVTNYALIEVTPKGLVLKETIPGITPEDVQKMTAAKLIVADDFHEMEL